A DNA window from Peromyscus leucopus breed LL Stock chromosome 3, UCI_PerLeu_2.1, whole genome shotgun sequence contains the following coding sequences:
- the LOC114697978 gene encoding olfactory receptor 2A1/2A42-like produces the protein MEENQTMVTEFVLLGFCLGPKIHQILFACFSLFYAFTLLGNGVILGIICGDSRLHSPMYFFLCHLAIVDIAYACNTVPQMLVNLLDPSKPISFAGCMTQTFLFMAFAHTECLLLVVMSYDRYVAICHPLRYSSIMSWRDCAALVITSWTCGSLLSMVHMSLILRLPFCGPHEVNHFFCEILSVLKLACADTTLNKVVIFAASVFILVGPLCLVLVSYTRILVSVLRMQSGDGRKKAFSTCSSHLCVVGLFFGSAIVMYMAPKSQHPEEQQKILFLFYSFFNPMLNPMIYSLRNAEVKGALRRALCKETHSQLV, from the coding sequence ATGGAGGAAAATCAGACAATGGTCACAGAGTTTGTCCTGCTGGGATTCTGCCTTGGCCCAAAGATTCACCAAATTCTTTTTGCATGTTTCTCACTCTTCTATGCCTTCACTTTGCTGGGGAATGGGGTCATCCTTGGAATAATCTGTGGAGACTCCAGACTCCACagccccatgtacttcttcctctgtcATCTGGCCATCGTTGACATTGCCTATGCCTGCAACACTGTGCCCCAGATGCTGGTGAACCTTCTAGATCCATCCAAGCCTATTTCCTTTGCTGGATGCATGACGCAGACCTTCCTCTTCATGGCTTTTGCACACACAGAATGTCTCCTCCTTGTGGTAATGTCCTATGATCggtatgtggccatctgccaccCACTTCGATATTCTTCCATCATGAGCTGGAGAGACTGTGCTGCTCTAGTTATCACATCCTGGACATGTGGCTCCCTCCTTAGTATGGTTCATATGAGCCTCATCCTGAGGCTGCCCTTCTGTGGACCTCATGAAGTCAATCACTTCTTCTGTGAAATCCTGTCTGTCCTCAAGCTGGCCTGTGCTGACACAACACTCAACAAAGTTGTCATCTTTGCAGCTTCTGTGTTCATCTTAGTGGGACCCTTATGCTTGGTGCTGGTCTCCTACACACGCATCCTGGTGTCTGTTCTGAGGATGCAGTCAGGGGACGGCCGAAAGAAGGCCTTCTCTacctgctcctcccacctctgtgtgGTCGGGCTCTTCTTTGGCAGCGCCATCGTCATGTACATGGCCCCCAAGTCTCAGCACCCTGAGGAACAGCAGAAGATCCTTTTcctattttatagttttttcaACCCCATGCTGAACCCCATGATCTACAGCCTGAGAAATGCTGAGGTCAAGGGTGCTCTCAGGAGGGCACTGTGCAAAGAAACTCATTCCCAGTTGGTGTGA
- the LOC114697979 gene encoding olfactory receptor 13, whose protein sequence is MGNNMTLITEFILLGFPLSPRMQMLLFALFSLFYAFTLLGNGTIVGLICLDSRLHTPMYFFLSHLAIVDIAYACNTVPQMLVNLLDPAKPISFAGCMTQTFLFLTFAITECLLLVVMSYDRYVAICHPLRYSTIMSWKVCSTMAVTCWIIGVLLSLVHLVLLLPLPFCVSQKVNHFFCEITAILKLACADTHLNETMVLAGAVSVLVGPFSSIVVSYACILGAILRIQSGEGQRKAFSTCSSHLCVVGLFYGTAIVMYVGPRHGNPKEQKKYLLLFHSLFNPMLNPLIYSLRNSDVKNTLKRVLKIQRVF, encoded by the coding sequence ATGGGAAACAATATGACACTGATCACAGAGTTCATCCTCCTGGGATTTCCGCTCAGCCCAAGGATGCAGATGCTCCTCTTTGCCCTCTTCTCCCTGTTCTATGCCTTCACCCTGCTGGGGAATGGGACCATCGTGGGGCTTATCTGCCTGGACTCCAGActccacactcccatgtacttcttcctgtcCCACTTGGCCATCGTTGACATTGCCTATGCCTGCAACACCGTGCCCCAGATGCTGGTGAACCTTCTAGACCCAGCCAAGCCCATCTCCTTTGCTGGATGCATGACACAGACCTTTCTCTTTTTGACATTTGCTATCACAGAATGTCTGCTCCTAGTGGTGATGTCCTATGATCggtatgtggccatctgccaccCCCTCCGATACTCTACCATCATGAGCTGGAAGGTCTGTAGCACTATGGCTGTGACTTGCTGGATCATTGGGGTTCTCCTGTCCTTGGTTCATCTAGTGTTGCTTCTACCTTTACCCTTCTGTGTGTCTCAGAAAGTGAATCACTTTTTCTGTGAAATCACAGCTATTCTCAAACTTGCCTGTGCAGACACACACCTCAATGAGACTATGGTCCTGGCTGGGGCAGTGTCTGTGCTTGTGGGACCATTCTCCTCAATTGTGGTCTCTTATGCCTGTATCCTTGGTGCTATCCTGAGGATCCAGTCAGGGGAGGGTCAAAGGAAAGCCTTTtccacctgctcctcccacctctgtgtaGTCGGATTATTTTATGGAACGGCCATTGTCATGTATGTTGGACCCAGACATGGGAACCCGAAGGAGCAGAAGAAATATCTCCTACTGTTTCACAGCCTTTTCAATCCCATGCTCAACCCCCTAATTTATAGTCTCAGGAACTCTGATGTGAAGAATACTTTGAAGAGAGTTCTGAAGATACAGAGAGTTTTCTGA